The following are encoded in a window of Cygnus atratus isolate AKBS03 ecotype Queensland, Australia chromosome 8, CAtr_DNAZoo_HiC_assembly, whole genome shotgun sequence genomic DNA:
- the GNG5 gene encoding guanine nucleotide-binding protein G(I)/G(S)/G(O) subunit gamma-5, which produces MSGSSNVAAMKKVVQQLRLEASVTRVKVSQAAADLKQFCLQNAQHDPLLTGVSSSTNPFRPQKVCSFL; this is translated from the exons ATGTCGGGCTCCTCCAACGTGGCGGCCATGAAGAAGGTGGTGCAGCAGCTGCGCCTGGAGGCCAGCGTGACGCGCGTCAAG GTTTCTCAGGCCGCAGCGGACTTGAAGCAGTTCTGCCTGCAGAACGCACAACATGATCCCCTACTGACAGGAGTGTCATCAAGTACAAATCCATTCAGACCCCAGAaagtttgttcatttttgtaa
- the RPF1 gene encoding ribosome production factor 1 yields the protein MAAGGQGPGGGNMAAGGAGSERGAEPPAPERVLFPPTFSVSEIKNKQRRHFMFVRWKQQQRKEKLALRKKRRKEREALGDKAPPKDVPKTIENQRVYDETTVDPNDEEVAFDEATDEFAPYFNRQTVPKILITTSDRPRGRTVRFCEQLSTVIPNSHVYYRRGLALKRIIPQCIARDFTDLIVINEDRKIPNGLVLSHLPDGPTAHFKMSSVRLRKELKRKGKQPTEHVPEVILNNFTTRLGHSVGRMFASLFPHDPQFIGRQVATFHNQRDYIFFRFHRYIFKSEKKVGIQELGPRFTLKLRSLQKGTFDSKFGEYEWVHKRREMDTSRRKFHL from the exons ATGGCGGCcggcgggcaggggccgggTGGCGGTAACATGGCGGCCGGCGGGGCAGGCTCGGAGCGCGGTGCGGAGCCGCCGGCCCCGGAGCGCGTCCTCTTCCCGCCGACGTTCAGTGTGTCCGAGATCAAGAACAAGCAGCGGCGGCACTTCATGTTCGTccgctggaagcagcagcagaggaag GAGAAGCTGGCCCTCAGGAAGAAGCGGAGGAAGGAGCGAGAAGCCCTCGGTGACAAG GCACCTCCAAAAGATGTTCCAAAGACTATTGAAAATCAGAGAGTTTATGATGAGACAACTGTAGATCCCAATGATGAAGAG GTTGCATTTGACGAAGCAACAGATGAATTTGCACCATACTTCAACAGACAGACAGTTCCCAAGATTCTTATTACAACGTCAGACAGACCTCGTGGG AGAACAGTGAGATTCTGTGAACAGTTGTCTACGGTTATACCTAACTCACATGTCTACTATCGAAGAGGATTGGCTTTGAAAAGGATTATTCCACAGTGTATTGCGAGGGACTTCACAGATTTAATTGTCATTAATGAAGATCGTAAAATACCAA ATGGTCTTGTTTTAAGTCACTTGCCTGATGGTCCAActgctcattttaaaatgagtagCGTCCGCTTGCGTAAAGAACTAAAG CGAAAAGGGAAGCAGCCCACAGAACATGTACCTGAAGTAATCCTGAATAATTTTACAACACGACTTGGCCATTCTGTTGGTCGCATGTTTGCTTCTCTCTTCCCACATGATCCTCAGTTCATTGGAAGACAAGTAGCGACGTTTCACAACCAGCGAGACTACATCTTTTTCAGATTCCACAG gtATATCTTCAAGAGTGAAAAGAAAGTGGGAATTCAAGAACTTGGGCCACGTTTTACGTTAAAGTTGAGGTCCCTTCAAAAAGGAACCTTTGATTCCAAATTTGGAGAATATGAATGGGTTCATAAG cGTCGAGAAATGGACACAAGTAGAAGAAAATTTCACTTATAA